GACATGACCCCGCCCTCTCTGATTATCATAGACATGACTCCGCCCTCTCTGATTATGATAGACATGACCCCGCCCTCTCTGATTATCATAGACATGACCCCGCCCTCTCTGATTATCATAGACATGACCCCGCCCTCTCTGATTATCATAGACATGACCCCGCCCTCTCTGATTATCATAGACATGACCCCGCCCTCTCTGATTATCATATACATGACCCCGCCCTCTCTGTCATATACATGACCCCGCCCTCTCTAATTATCATATACATGACCCCGCCCTCTCTGATTATCATATACATGACCCCGCCCTCTCTGATTATCATAGACATGACCCCGCCCTCTCTGATTATCATAGACATGACCCCGCCCTCTCTGATTATCATAGACATGACCCCGCCCTCTCTGATTATCATAGACATGACCCCGCCCTCTCTGATTATCATAGACATGACCCCGCCCTCTCTGATTATCATAGACATGACCCCGCCCTCTCTGATTATCATAGACATGACCCCGCCCTCTCTGATTATCATAGACATGACCCCGCCCTCTCTGTCATATACATGACTCTGCCCTCTCTAATTATCATATACATGACTCTGCCCTCTCTAATTATCATATACATGACCCCGCCCTCTCTAATTATCATATACATGACCCCGCCCTCTCTAATTATCATATACATGACCCCGCCCTCTCTAATTATCATAGACATGACCCCGCCCTCTCTGTCATATACATGACTCTGCCCTCTCTAATTATCATATACATGACTCTGCCCTCTCTAATTATCATATACATGACCCCGCCCTCTCTAATTATCATATACATGACCCCGCCCTCTCTAATTATCATAGACATGACCCCGCCCTCTCTAATTATCATAGACATGACCCCGCCCTCTCTAATTATCATAGACATGACCCCGCCCTCTCTAATTATCATAGACATGACCCCGCCCTCTCTGATTATCATAGACATGACCCCGCCCTCTCTGATTATCACAGACATGACCCTGCCCTCTCTGATTATCACAGACATGACCCCGCCCTCTCTGATTATCACAGACATGACCCCGCCCTCTCTGATTATCACAGACATGACCCCGCCCTCTCTGATTATCATAGACATGACCCCGCCCTCTCTAATTATCACAGACATGACCCCGCCCTCTCTAATTATCATAGACATGACCCCGCCCTCTCTAATTATCATAGACATGACCCCGCCCTCTCTGATTATCACAGACATGACCCCGCCCTCTCTGATTATCACAGACATGACCCCGCCCTCTCTGATTATCACAGACATGACCCCGCCCTCTCTGATTATCACAGACATGACCCCGCCCTCTCTGATTATCATAGACATGACCCCGCCCTCTCTGATTATCATAGACATGACCCCGCCCTCTCTGATTATCATAGACATGACCCCGCCCTCTCTGATTATCATAGACATGACCCCGCCCTCTCTGATTATCACAGACATGACCCCGCCCTCTCTGATTATCACAGACATGACCCCGCCCTCTCTGATTATCACAGACATGACCCCGCCCTCTCTGATTATCATAGACATGACCCCGCCCTCTCTGATTATCATAGACATGACCCCGCCCTCTCTGATTATCATAGACATGACCCCGCCCTCTCTGATTATCATAGACATGACCCCGCCCTCTCTGATTATCATAGACATGACCCCGCCCTCTACGATTATCATAGACATGACCCCGCCCTCTACGATTATCATAGACATGACCCCGCCCTCTACGATTATCATAGACATGACCCCGCCCTCTACGATTATCATATACATGACCCCGCCCTCTCTGATTATCATATACATGACCCCGCCCTCTCTGATTATCATAGACATGACCCCGCCCTCTCTGATTATCATAGACATGACCCCGCCCTCTCTGATTATGATAGACATGACCCCGCCCTCTCTGATTATGATAGACATGACCCCGCCCTCTCTGATTATATACATGACCCCGCCCTCTCTGATTATATACATGACCCCGCCCTCTCTGATTATCATATACATGACCCCGCCCTCTCTGATTATCATAGACATGACCCCGCCCTCTCTGATTATCATATACATCACGCATCATATGATCATCATGTATTATGTCGCCCCCTCAGGTGTCGGATGTGTACAGCTCCCGCCCACTGCGCCTCTTGCCTGCTCACATCTTCGCGGTCGCTGACCGAGCCTACACTGCGCTACAGACCAGATCAGCGTCTACAACCGGTCATCAGTGTATAGTGATCAGGTGACTGCGGCCCCTCCCCcaccattatattatattatatatcctccggtaatcagtatatagtgatcaggtgactgcagcccctcccccaccattatattatattatatatcctccggtaatcagtatatagtgatcaggtgactgcagcccctcccccaccattatattatattatatcctccggtaatcagtatatagtgatcaggtgactacagcccctccccccaccattatattatattatatatcctccggtaatcagtatatagtgatcaggtgactgcagcccctcccccaccattatattatattatattatatatcctcCGGTCATCAGTGTATAGTGATCAGGTGACTGCAGCCCCTCCCCcaccattatattatattatatatcctccggtaatcagtatatagtgatcaggtgactgcggcccctcccccaccattatattatattatatatcctccggtaatcagtatatagtgatcaggtgactgcagcccctcccccaccattatattatattatatcttccggtaatcagtatatagtgatcaggtgactgcagcccctcccccaccattatattatattatatcttccggtaatcagtatatagtgatcaggtgactgcagcccctcccccaccattatattatattatatcctccggtaatcagtatatagtgatcaggtgactacagcccctcccccaccattatattatattatatatcctccggtaatcagtatatagtgatcaggtgactgcagcccctcccccaccattatattatattttctAGTGGAGACAGCGGAGCCGGAAAAACCGAGAGCACGAAACTCTTGCTGAGACATGTAGTTCGCCGGAGCCGAGGGAACAGTCAGCTGAGCCAACAAATCCTACAGGTAATAATAATCCACAGAGGAGCCTGATACTGTGCACTGCTGAAGGGTCGTTACACTGTGTAAGGGCTACACAACTTatctgcactgatacactgtaacagactgtCAGCCCTGCTCATGGAggatcattatatacactgatacactgtaacagactgtCAGCACTACTCATAGagatcattatatacactgatacactgtaacagactgtcagcactgctcatagaggatcattatatacactgatacactgtaacagaatgtcagcactgctcatagaggatcattatatacactgatacactgtaacagactgtcagcactgctcatagaggattatatacactgatacactgtaacagactgtctgcactgctcatagaggatcattatatacactgatacactgtaacagactgtCAGCACTGCTCATATAGAtaattatatacactgatacactgtaacagactgtcagcactgctcatagaggattatatacactgatacactgtaacagactgtcagcactgctcatatagaatcattatatacactgatacactgtaacagactgtcagcactgctcatagaggatcattatatacactgatacactgtaacagacagtcagcactgctcatagagatcattatatacactgatacactgtaacagactgtcagcactgctcatagaggatcattatatacactgatacactgtaacagactgtcagcactgctcagacatcattatatacactgatacactgtaacagactgtcagcactgctcatggaggatcattatatacactgatacactgtaacagactgtcagcactgctcatagaggatcattatatacactgatacactgtaacagactgtcagcactgctccagagatcattatatacactgatacactgtaacagactgtcagcactgctcatagaggatcattgtatacactgatacactgtaacagactgtcagcactgctcatggaggatcattatatacactgatacactgtaacagactgtcagcactgctcatagaggatcattatatacactgatacactgtaacagactgtcagcactgctcatagaggatcattatatacactgatacactgtaacagactgtcagcactgctcatagaggattatatacactgatacactgtaacagactgtcagcactgctcatagaggatcattatatacactgatacactgtaacagactgtcagcactgctcatagaggatcattatatacactgatacactgtaacagactgtcagcactgctcatagaggatcattatatacactgatacactgtaacagactgtcagcactgctcatagaggattatatacactgatacactgtaacagactgtcagcactgctcatagaggatcattatatacactgatacactgtaacagactgtcagcactgctcatagaggatcattatatacactgatacactgtaacagactgtcagcactgctcatagaggatcattatatacactgatacactgtaacagactgtCAGCCCTGCTCATAGAggattatatacactgatacactgtaacagactgtcagcactgctcatagaggatcattatatacactgatacactgtaacagactgtCAGCACTACTCATAGAggattatatacactgatacactgtaacagactgtcagcactgctcatagaggatcattatatacactgatacactgtaacagactgtcagcactgctcatagaggatcattgtatacactgatacactgtaacagactgtcagcactgctcatagagattattatatacactgatacactgtaacagactgtcagcactgctcatagaggatcattatatacactgatacactgtaacagactgtcagcactgctcatagaggattatatacactgataaactgtaacagactgtcagcactgctcatagaggattagatacactgatacactgtaacagactgtcagcactgctcatagaggatcattatatacactgatacactgtaacagactgtcagcactgctcatagaggatcattatatacactgatacactgtaacagactgtcagcactgctcatagaggattagatacactgatacactgtaacagactgtcagcactgctcatagaggatccttatatacactgatacactgtaacagactgtcagcactgctcatagaggatcattatatacactgatacactgtaacagactgtCAGCACTACTCATAGAggattatatacactgatacactgtaacagactgtcagcactgctcatagaggatccttatatacactgatacactgtaacagactgtcagcactgctcatagaggatcattatatacactgatacactgtaacagactgtcagcactgctcatagaggattatatacactgatacactgtaacagactgtcagcactgctcatagaggatcattatatacactgatacactgtaacagactgtcagcactgctcatagaggatcattatatacactgatacactgtaacagactgtcagcactgctcatagaggatcattatatacactgatacactgtaacagactgtcagcactgctcatagaggatcattatatacactgatacactgtaacagactgtcagcactgctcatagaggattatatacactgatacactgtaacagactgtcagcactgctcatagagattattatatacactgatacactgcaacagactgtcagcactgctcatagaggatcattatatacactgatacactgcaacagactgtcagcactgctcatagaggattatatacactgatacactgtaacagactgtcagcactgctcatagagattattatatacactgatacactgcaacagactgtcagcactgctcatagaggatcattatatacactgatacactgtaacagactgtcagcactgctcatagaggatcattatatacactgatacactgtaacagactgtcagcactgctcatagaggatcattatatacactgatacactgtaacagactgtcagcactgctcatagagatcattatatacactgatacactgtaacagactgtcagcactgctcatagaggattattatatacactgatacactgcaacagactgtcagcactgctcatagaggatcattatatacactgatacactgtaacagactgtcagcactgctcatagagatcattatatacactgatacactgtaacagactgtcagcactgctcatagaggatcattatatacactgatacactgtaacagactgtcagcactgctcatagaggatcattatatacactgatacactgtaacagactgtcagcactgctcatagaggattatatacactgtaacagactgtcagcactgctcatagaggattatatacactgatacactgtaacagactgtcagcactgctcatagagtatcattatatacactgatacactgtaacagacttTCAGCACTGCTCATAGagatcattatatacactgatacactgtaacagactgtcagcactgctcatagaggatcattatatacactgatacactgtaacagactgtcagcactgctcatatagaatcattatatacactgatacactgtaacagattgtcagcactgctcatagaggatcattatatacactgatacacggtaacagactgtcagcactgctcatagaggatcattatatacactgatacactgtaacagactgtcagcactgctcatatagaatcattatatacactgatacactgtaacagactgtCAGCACTTCTCATATAgaatcattatatacactgatacactgtaacagactgtcagcactgctcatagaggatcattatatacactgatacactgtaacagactgtcagcactgctcatagaggattagatacactgatacactgtaacagactgtcagcactgctcatagaggatcattatatacactgatacactgtaacagactgtcagcactgctcatagaggatcattatatacactgatacactgtaacagactgtcagcactgctcatagaggattatatacactgatacactgtaacagactgtCAGCACTTCTAATAGAGGATCATTgtatacactgatacactgtaacagactgtcagcactgctcatatagaatcattatatacactgataccctgtaacagactgtcagcactgctcatatagaatcattatatacactgtaacagactgtcagcactgctcatagaggatcattatatacactgatacactgtaacagacagtCAGCACTGCTCATATAgaatcattatatacactgataccctgtaacagactgtcagcactgctcatagaggatcattatatacactgatacactgtaacagactgtcagcactgctcatagaggatcattatatacactgataccctgtaacagactgtcagcactgctcatagaggatcattatatacactgatacactgtaacagactgtcagcactgctcatagaggatcattatatacactgatacccTGTAACAGACAGTCAGCACTGCTCATAGagatcattatatacactgatacactgtaacagactgtcagcactgctcatagaggatcattatatacactgataccctgtaacagactgtcagcactgctcatatagaatcattatatacactgataccctgtaacagactgtcagcactgctcatagaggatcattatatacactgatacactgtaacagactgtcagcactgctcatagaggatcattatatacactgatacactgtaacagactgtcagcactgctcatatagaatcattatatacactgatacactgtaacagattgtcagcactgctcatagaggatcattatatacactgatacacggtaacagactgtcagcactgctcatagaggattatatacactgatacactgtaacagactgtcagcactgctcatagaggatcattatatacactgatacactgtaacagactgtcagcactgctcatagaggatcattatatacactgatacactgtaacagactgtcagcactgctcatagaggatcattatatacactgatacactgtaacagactgtCAGCCCTGCTCATAGAggatcattatatacactgatacactgtaaacaGACTGTCAGCACTGCTCATATAGAtaattatatacactgatacactgcaacagactgtcagcactgctcatagaggatcatttatatacactgatacactgtaacagactgGTCAGCACTTGCTCATAGAggatcattatatacactgatacactgtaacagactgtcagcactgctcatagaggattatatacactgatacactgtaacagactgtcagcactgctcatagaggattatatacactgatacactgtaacagactgtcagcactgctcatagaggattatatacactgatacactgtaacagactgtcagcactgctcatagaggattatatacactgatacactgtaacagactgtcagcactgctcatagaggattatatacactgatacactgtaacagactgtcagcactgctcagagatcattatatacactgatacactgtaacagactgtcagcactgctcatagaggatcattatatacactgatacactgtaacagactgtcagcactgctcatagaggatcattatatacactgatacactgtaacagactgtCAGCACTGCTCATATAGAtaattatatacactgatacactgtaacagactgtcagcactgctcatagaggatcattatatacactgatacactgtaacagactgtcagcactgctcatagaggatcattatatacactgatacactgtaacagactgtcagcactgctcatagaggattatatacactgatacactgtaacagactgtcagcactgctcatagaggattatatacactgatacactgtaacagactgtcagcactgctcatagaggattatatacactgatacactgtaacagactgtcagcactgctcatagaggattatatacactgatacactgtaacagactgtcagcactgctcatagaggattatatacactgatacactgtaacagactgtCAGCACTGCCTCATAGAggatcattatatacactgatacactaacagactggtcagcactgctcatagaggattagatacactgatacactgtaacagactgtcagcactgctcatagaggatcattatatacactgatacactgtaacagactgtCAGCCCTGCTCATAGAggatcattatatacactgatacactgtaacagactgtcagcactgctcatagaggatcattatatacactgatacactgtaacagactgtCAGCCCTGCTCATAGAggatcattatatacactgatacactgtaacagactgtCAGCACTGCTCCAGAGTGACTGCTCTCGTATCTCTGCAGGTCAATCCCCTACTGGAGGCTTTTGGGGAATGCAGAGACGGTGATGAACCAGAACAGCAGCCGCTTCGGAAATACATCCAGCTGCGCTTCAGTGAGGGTTCGGGTGAGTGTCACCACAGGGGGCGCCGCAGCTGTAGATGTCCGTCCCCAGGACATTCACATATTTTGTCAGATTTTTGCTCCACTTTTTTTACCATGTTTGGTGGTGGGGGTGATCTCTGTAGATATCAGTGATGGGGGGGTGATCTCTGTAGATATCAGTGATGGGGGGTGATCTCTGTAGATATCAGTGATGGGGGTGATCTCTGTAGATATCAGTGATGGGGGTGATCTCTGTAGATATCAGTGATGGGGGGTGATCTCTGTAGATATCAGTGATGGGGGTGATCTCTGTAGATATCAGTGATGGGGGTGATCTCTGTAGATATCAGTGTTGGGGGGGGTGATCTCTGTAGATATCAGTGATGGGGGGGTGATCTCTGTAGATATCAGTGATGGGGGGTGATCTCTAGAtatcagtgatgggggggggtgatCTCTGTAGATATCAGTGATGGGGGGTGATCTCTGTAGATATCAGTGATGGGGGTGATCTCTGTAGATATCAGTGATGGGGGGTGGATCTCTGTAGATATCAGTGATGGGGGTGATCTCTGTAGATATCAGTGATGGGGGTGATCTCTGTAGATATCAGTGTTGGGGGGGGTGATCTCTGTAGATATCGGGGGGGGGTGATCTCTGTAGATATCAGTGATGGGGGGGGTGATCTCTGTAGATATCAGTGATGGGGGGTGATCTCTGTAGATATCAGTGATGGGGGGGTGATCTCTGTAGATATCAGTGATGGGGGGGGTGATCTCTGTAGATATCAGTGATGGGGGGGTGATCTCTGTAGATATCAGTGATGGGGGGGATCTCTGTAGATATCAGTGATGGGGGGGGATCTCTGTAGATATCAGTGATGGGGGGTGATCTCTGTGATATCAGTGATGGGGGGATCTCTGTAGATATCAGTGATGGGGGGTGATCTCTGTAGATATCAGTGATGGGGGGGATCTCTGTAGATATCAGTGATGGGGGGGATCTCTGTAGATATCAGTGATGGGGGGTGATCTCTGTAGATATCAGTGATGGGGGGGATCTCTGTAGATATCAGTGATGGGGGGGATCTCTGTAGATATCAGTGATGGGGGGGGATCTCTGTAGATATCAGTGATGGGGGGGATCTCTGTGGATATCAGTGGTGGGGGTGATCTCTGTGGATATCAGTGATGGGGGGGGATCTCTGTGGAtatcagtgatgggggggggatctCTGTGGATATCAGTGATGGGGGGGGATCTCTGTAGATATCAGTGATGGGGGGGTGATCTCTGTAGATATCAGTGATGGGGGGATCTCTGTAGATATCAGTGATGGGGGGGATCTCTGGTGATGAGAtatcagtgatgggggggggatctCTGATGATGAGATATCAGTGATGGGGGGGGATCTCTGATGATGAGATATCAGTGATGGGGGGGATCTCTGATGATGAGATATCAGTGATGGGGGGGGATCTCTGATGATGAGATATCAGTGATGGGGGGGATCTCTGATGATGAGATATCAGTGATGGGGGGATCTCTGATGATGAGATATCAGTGATGGGGGGGATCTCTGATGATGAGATATCAGTGATGGGGGGGATCTCTGTGATGAGATATCAGTGATGGGGGGTGATCTCTGGTGATGAGATATCAGTGATGGGGGGGATCTCTGTAGATATCAGTGATGGGGGGTGATCTCTGTAGATATCAGTGATGGGGGGGGTGATCTCTGTAGATATCAGTGATGGGGGTGATCTCTGTAGATATCAGTGATGGGGGGTGATCTCTGTAGATATCAGTGATGGGGGGTGATCTCTGTAGATATCAGTGATGGGGGGTGATCTCTGTAGATATCAGTGATGGGGGGGATCTCTGTAATATCAGTGATGGGGGGGTGATCTCTGAGATATCAGTGATGGGGGGATCTCTGTAGATATCAGTGATGGGGGGGGATCTCTGTAGATATCAGTGATGGGGGGGGATCTCTGGTGATTGAGATATCAGTGATGGGGGGGGATCTCTGAATGATGAGATATCAGTGATGGGGGGGATCTCTGGTGATGAGATATCAGTGATGGGGGTGATCTCTGTGATGATAtatcagtgatggggggggggatctctgGTGATGAGATATCAGTGATGGGGGGGATCTCTGTAGATATCAGTGATGGGGGGATCTCTGTAGATATCAGTGATGGGGGGGGTGATCTCTGTAGATATCAGTGATGGGGGGTGATCTCTGTAGATATCAGTGATGGGGGGTGATCTCTGTAGATATCAGTGATGGGGGGTGATCTCTGTAGATATCAGTGATGGGGGGGATCTCTGTAGATATCAGTGATGGGGGGGTGATCTCTGTAGATATCAGTGATGGGGGGGTGATCTCTGTAGATATCAGTGATGGGGGGTGATCTCTGTAGATATCAGTGATGGGGGGGATCTCTGGTGATGAGATATCAGTGATGGACTCCTTGCTCTTCATCCAGTTCTCCCCAGTTGACCCGTATGATGCCCCCTTCTtattgtgcccctcccccttcttattgtgcccctcccccttcttaTTGTGCCCCTTCTTACTGtgacccctcctcccctctcttcttcttcttcttcttcttcttcttcttcttcttcttcttcttcttcttcttcttcttcttcttcttcttcttcttcttcttcttcttcttcttcttcttcttcttcttcttcttcttcttctcttcttcttcttcttcttcttcttcttcttcttcttcttcttcttcttcttctcttcttcttcttcttcttcttcttcttcttcttcttcttcttcttcttcttcttctcttcttcttcttcttcttcttcttcttcttcttcttcttcttcttcttcttcttcttcttcttcttcttcttcttcttcttcttcttcttcttcttcttcttcttcttcttcttcttcttcttcttcttcttcttccttcttcttcttcttcttcttctcttcttcttcttcttcttcttcttcttcttctttcttcttcttctcttcttcttcttcttcttcttcttcttcttcttcttctctcttcttcttcttcttccttcttct
The sequence above is a segment of the Hyla sarda isolate aHylSar1 unplaced genomic scaffold, aHylSar1.hap1 scaffold_2706, whole genome shotgun sequence genome. Coding sequences within it:
- the LOC130325212 gene encoding unconventional myosin-VIIa-like, translated to MEGPGILSLLSGEDAAEIPELSEDTLLDTLHTRYRQRRVYTYIGDILIAVNPLQALPLYGPEVSDVYSSRPLRLLPAHIFAVADRAYTALQTRSASTTGHQCIVISGDSGAGKTESTKLLLRHVVRRSRGNSQLSQQILQVNPLLEAFGECRDGDEPEQQPLRKYIQLRFSEGSVRGAKINEYLLEKSRVSHQDPGERKLPCLLLHAVWVS